One window of the Shewanella maritima genome contains the following:
- the bla gene encoding subclass B1 metallo-beta-lactamase, which translates to MKKSIRHPHRLNQVSKLVTRIASSKALKTGLIASALTLPGYMTAEAAQCKTSSQHAKMPALKKGKFSVNRITKNVYMHSSYVQTQNFGMVGSNGLIYVDGKQAYLVDTPWTAEDTKQLVAWVDKQGLTLAASISTHSHTDRTGGVGYLNSINVPTYVSDKTNALLQKTGQPLASESFSGDFFAMLENKIEVHYVGAGHTEDNLVVWLPEHKFLYGGCLVKSIRSRTLGYVGEANIDAWPSSIAHLKDKFKDAKTIMPGHGAIGDQCLLDHTIDLIEKYTAGMMK; encoded by the coding sequence ATGAAAAAGTCAATCCGCCATCCACACAGATTGAATCAAGTAAGCAAGCTTGTTACCCGCATCGCTTCATCAAAAGCGCTGAAAACAGGTTTAATCGCCAGCGCACTAACCTTACCCGGCTATATGACGGCCGAAGCGGCACAATGTAAAACCAGTTCGCAACACGCAAAAATGCCAGCACTGAAAAAAGGTAAGTTCAGTGTTAATCGCATTACCAAGAACGTGTATATGCATAGCTCGTACGTGCAAACGCAAAACTTTGGCATGGTTGGGTCAAACGGATTGATTTATGTGGATGGCAAACAAGCCTACTTGGTCGATACGCCGTGGACAGCAGAAGACACCAAGCAACTGGTCGCCTGGGTAGACAAGCAAGGTTTAACCTTAGCAGCTAGCATTTCGACCCATTCCCATACTGATCGTACAGGTGGAGTTGGTTATTTAAATAGCATTAACGTGCCAACTTATGTGTCTGACAAGACCAATGCGCTGCTACAAAAAACAGGTCAGCCACTGGCAAGCGAGAGCTTTAGTGGTGACTTTTTTGCAATGCTAGAGAATAAAATCGAAGTCCACTATGTTGGCGCAGGCCATACCGAAGACAACCTAGTCGTCTGGTTACCTGAACATAAATTCCTGTACGGTGGCTGCCTAGTAAAAAGTATCCGCAGCCGCACTTTAGGTTATGTGGGTGAAGCCAATATCGACGCATGGCCGAGCTCAATTGCCCATCTTAAAGACAAATTCAAAGATGCAAAAACCATCATGCCTGGCCATGGCGCCATTGGCGATCAGTGCCTGCTAGATCACACCATAGATCTCATTGAAAAATACACCGCGGGTATGATGAAGTAA
- a CDS encoding LysR family transcriptional regulator yields MINQINLADLRAFVLIAEQGNLTKAAEILAVSRSHVSRQLSSLEKQLGVTLVIRTTRSLKITQAGEQLLKQAQTALNQLDQALLATIDDNDAIRGKLAINCVGGPIGEDVVTELISDFMLQHPEVDIELDFSSHRIDLIKDEFDLAFRMGELDDAGFVGRKLMQIDMLTLASPAYLAKYGKPKHPSELKHHRCITGSVTQWRYRASEANTELNNTATDKNGSDKNGSDKNGSVQQQTSPHYEVNIAGKLRCKNGRTLVNAALKSNGIIRVPEMYCRAQIQSGELVAIMPNWHIASVPFYAIYHKDKYQPKRLRAFIEFCVERFRY; encoded by the coding sequence ATGATCAATCAAATCAATCTCGCGGACCTTAGGGCATTTGTATTAATTGCCGAGCAAGGTAACCTCACTAAAGCGGCTGAAATACTGGCCGTTTCGCGCTCCCATGTGTCACGTCAGTTAAGCTCGCTTGAAAAGCAACTGGGTGTCACCCTGGTGATCCGCACCACTCGCAGCTTAAAGATCACCCAAGCAGGTGAACAGCTACTAAAACAGGCACAAACAGCATTAAACCAACTTGATCAGGCGCTACTTGCCACCATTGATGACAATGACGCCATTCGCGGCAAACTCGCAATCAATTGTGTTGGCGGTCCGATTGGGGAAGATGTGGTTACTGAACTGATTAGCGATTTTATGCTACAACACCCTGAAGTGGATATCGAGCTCGATTTTAGCAGCCATCGAATTGATCTGATTAAAGATGAGTTTGATCTGGCATTTCGTATGGGTGAGTTAGATGATGCAGGTTTCGTTGGCCGTAAATTAATGCAAATAGATATGCTTACCCTAGCCAGCCCAGCTTATTTAGCGAAGTATGGCAAGCCAAAGCATCCAAGCGAACTAAAACACCACCGTTGCATTACAGGGTCAGTGACTCAATGGCGCTATCGCGCAAGCGAAGCAAATACAGAATTGAACAACACGGCTACTGACAAAAACGGCTCTGATAAAAACGGCTCTGACAAAAATGGGTCTGTGCAGCAGCAAACTAGCCCTCATTACGAAGTCAATATTGCGGGTAAACTTCGCTGTAAAAATGGTCGTACTTTGGTTAACGCAGCGCTTAAAAGCAACGGCATTATTCGCGTGCCTGAAATGTATTGCCGAGCACAAATTCAGTCAGGTGAACTCGTCGCAATTATGCCCAATTGGCATATCGCCAGCGTCCCCTTTTATGCTATTTATCATAAAGACAAATATCAACCAAAACGCCTCCGTGCCTTTATCGAGTTTTGTGTTGAGCGCTTTAGGTATTAG
- a CDS encoding SDR family oxidoreductase: MKKLVVITGASSGIGESIAKRLSDEGHPLLLIARRVERLTALNLPNALCEAVDVTDKQAFSAAVAKAEAQFGAVDCLINNAGVMLLGQIDTQDSDEWQRMFDVNVMGLLHGMQTVLKDMKLRKTGTVINISSIAGRKTFANHAAYCGTKFAVHAITETVREEVADSDVRLTTISPGAVETELLSHTTSDEIKAGYDSWKQDMGGVLAADDVARAVSFAYSQPQNVCIREIALAPTRQQP, encoded by the coding sequence ATGAAAAAGTTAGTGGTTATTACAGGTGCAAGCTCAGGTATCGGTGAAAGCATTGCAAAACGTTTGAGCGATGAAGGGCATCCGCTACTACTGATTGCCCGTCGTGTTGAGCGTTTAACTGCGCTAAATTTACCAAATGCGCTTTGTGAAGCAGTTGATGTGACTGACAAACAAGCGTTTAGCGCTGCAGTGGCAAAAGCTGAGGCACAATTTGGCGCGGTAGATTGCTTAATTAACAATGCAGGCGTGATGTTGCTTGGGCAAATCGATACTCAAGATAGTGACGAGTGGCAGCGCATGTTTGATGTCAATGTCATGGGGTTATTGCACGGTATGCAAACTGTACTTAAGGATATGAAACTGCGTAAAACAGGCACAGTGATCAATATCAGCTCGATTGCTGGTCGCAAAACGTTTGCTAATCATGCCGCGTACTGTGGTACTAAGTTCGCCGTGCACGCTATTACTGAAACTGTTCGTGAAGAAGTCGCAGATAGCGATGTGCGTTTAACCACGATTTCTCCAGGTGCCGTTGAAACTGAGCTGTTGTCACATACAACATCAGATGAAATCAAAGCAGGTTACGATAGTTGGAAACAAGACATGGGCGGCGTATTAGCTGCTGATGATGTGGCGCGCGCGGTAAGTTTTGCCTATAGCCAACCACAGAACGTGTGTATTCGTGAGATTGCACTGGCACCAACACGTCAGCAGCCATAA
- a CDS encoding DUF4442 domain-containing protein, giving the protein MFDFIAEQVREKLPVTIYQKIAKVGPKLIGQDKLFKYGFNWLPMYRRSTGRIVSVSKDLTEVTMRLPLSYRNRNYVGSIFGGSMFSAVDPIPMVQLINLLDSQYVVWDKSAEIYFKAPAREDLYADFVFTEQELEQIKRDVEQQQEINLIKTTQLTNKARDKVFCEVKKTLYISTKAHYKKKRAKRQQAKAEQS; this is encoded by the coding sequence GTGTTTGATTTTATTGCTGAGCAAGTTAGAGAGAAGTTGCCTGTGACCATCTATCAAAAGATTGCCAAAGTTGGGCCTAAACTAATAGGTCAAGATAAGCTGTTTAAATACGGTTTTAATTGGCTGCCTATGTATCGTCGCAGTACTGGGCGGATCGTATCGGTGTCGAAAGACTTAACCGAGGTGACTATGCGTTTACCTTTGTCTTACCGTAACCGCAACTATGTAGGCTCTATCTTTGGTGGCAGTATGTTTTCTGCGGTTGACCCAATTCCTATGGTGCAACTGATTAACCTGCTTGATAGTCAGTATGTGGTGTGGGATAAGTCAGCTGAAATCTACTTTAAAGCGCCAGCCCGTGAAGATTTATATGCAGACTTTGTATTTACTGAGCAAGAGCTTGAGCAAATCAAGCGCGATGTTGAGCAGCAACAAGAAATCAACCTGATTAAAACTACCCAATTAACCAACAAAGCCAGAGACAAGGTATTTTGCGAAGTGAAGAAGACCTTGTATATCTCCACTAAAGCGCACTACAAGAAAAAGCGCGCTAAACGTCAACAAGCTAAAGCGGAGCAAAGCTAA
- a CDS encoding RluA family pseudouridine synthase, producing the protein MSVKTSDSINNAQADINANAYDADCFIEFNDDISQIALPEKFTFPFYYQPHALSELAAKQLQQDYLEPNPWQHNFGLNDSDEQQSAVGKMFGVLVVKNQQGKLGFIAAFSGKLADQNLLSPFVPPVFDMLTQDSFFAKQSQEINQINAQIESLSHSEQLMQFQVNKRSLTEQRDQAVQTQQQLMVTGRKQRKEQRKQAQAQLEQQVITEQAFNNLSIELSRQSVTQKNHLAEIKAHWLERITEVERALDKLTDELQGLKAARKQRSNQLQQQLFAQYQFNNGLGEIKDLNAIFADTPNHLPPAAAGECAAPKLLQYAFTHKFEPIAMAEFWWGKAPKSEVKQHKNYYPACHSKCRPILGHMLQGLNVEPDPLLINTAADKQIEIIYEDAHIVVINKPAEMLSVAGKHISDSVQTRMKQRYPKASGPLIVHRLDMSTSGLMVIALSSEANKALVQQFIERTVCKRYVALIDDVPAQQSGDISLPLRVDLDDRPKQLVCYEHGKHAETHWQLERVIDGKALLALYPKTGRTHQLRMHCAHHLGLGMAIVGDDLYGKHDKRLHLHAQQLSFNHPDTGAPMQFEVKAEFE; encoded by the coding sequence ATGTCGGTGAAAACGAGCGATTCAATAAATAATGCACAAGCTGATATCAATGCCAATGCGTACGATGCAGACTGCTTTATTGAGTTTAATGATGATATCAGTCAAATCGCTTTGCCTGAGAAATTTACATTTCCCTTCTATTATCAGCCGCATGCGCTGTCTGAGCTAGCGGCGAAACAACTGCAACAAGATTATCTTGAGCCTAACCCTTGGCAGCATAACTTTGGTTTAAATGACAGTGATGAGCAACAATCTGCTGTCGGTAAGATGTTTGGTGTATTGGTGGTTAAAAACCAGCAGGGCAAGCTGGGTTTTATTGCGGCATTTTCAGGCAAGCTTGCCGATCAAAATCTACTGTCTCCGTTTGTACCACCTGTATTCGACATGCTGACGCAAGACAGCTTTTTCGCCAAGCAGAGCCAAGAAATAAACCAAATCAATGCGCAAATTGAGTCGCTGAGTCACAGTGAGCAACTCATGCAATTCCAAGTTAACAAGCGATCGCTAACCGAGCAGCGAGACCAAGCTGTTCAAACTCAACAGCAGTTAATGGTAACTGGACGTAAACAACGAAAAGAACAACGCAAGCAGGCACAAGCGCAACTTGAGCAGCAAGTCATTACCGAGCAAGCATTTAATAACTTATCGATAGAACTTAGTCGCCAAAGCGTGACGCAAAAAAACCATCTGGCTGAAATAAAAGCGCATTGGCTTGAGCGAATCACTGAAGTTGAGCGCGCGTTAGATAAATTAACTGACGAATTACAAGGCTTAAAGGCGGCTCGTAAACAACGCTCGAACCAATTACAACAGCAACTATTTGCTCAATACCAATTCAACAATGGCTTGGGTGAGATTAAAGATCTCAATGCGATTTTTGCTGATACCCCAAATCACTTGCCACCAGCGGCGGCAGGAGAATGCGCAGCACCTAAGCTACTGCAGTACGCCTTTACCCATAAGTTTGAGCCCATCGCAATGGCGGAGTTCTGGTGGGGTAAAGCGCCTAAGTCTGAAGTAAAGCAGCATAAAAACTACTATCCAGCCTGTCACAGCAAATGTCGCCCTATACTTGGCCACATGCTACAAGGGCTAAATGTCGAGCCAGACCCGCTACTGATCAATACCGCTGCGGATAAACAAATCGAAATTATTTATGAAGACGCGCACATCGTAGTCATTAACAAGCCTGCTGAAATGCTATCAGTTGCGGGTAAACATATTAGCGATTCGGTGCAAACACGAATGAAGCAGCGCTATCCGAAAGCTAGCGGGCCGCTAATTGTTCACCGTCTTGATATGTCTACTTCAGGCTTGATGGTTATCGCCCTTTCTAGCGAAGCCAACAAAGCGTTAGTGCAGCAGTTTATTGAACGCACTGTATGTAAACGTTATGTGGCATTAATTGACGATGTGCCAGCGCAGCAAAGCGGTGATATCAGCTTGCCACTGCGAGTCGATCTCGATGATAGACCTAAGCAGCTGGTGTGTTATGAACACGGCAAGCATGCCGAAACACACTGGCAGCTTGAGCGCGTGATTGATGGTAAAGCCTTATTAGCCTTATACCCAAAAACTGGGCGCACTCATCAACTAAGAATGCACTGCGCCCACCACCTTGGATTAGGCATGGCGATCGTTGGTGATGACTTATATGGCAAGCACGATAAGCGATTACACCTCCATGCCCAGCAATTAAGCTTTAATCACCCGGATACGGGCGCACCGATGCAATTCGAAGTGAAAGCCGAGTTTGAATAA